One genomic region from Amia ocellicauda isolate fAmiCal2 chromosome 4, fAmiCal2.hap1, whole genome shotgun sequence encodes:
- the LOC136747718 gene encoding pro-adrenomedullin gives MKLLFQICFFCWCLLTIIVLSVESAKLDLTSQLKKRLSIWVQSRTKRDVNSLSASEMSEAESFKMGFVRPDDVKDTLNPHSSNDINIRVKRYKSSVSQSKGMGCSLGTCSVHDLAHRLFQLTDKHKDGSAPMDKISPLGYGRRRRSLPENRVTFQLLGRRLRPAWKSTNRGEKLRELLRRT, from the exons ATGAAACTGCTGTTTCAGATTTGCTTTTTCTGCTGGTGTTTATTAACCATCATTGTCCTCAGTGTGGAGAGTGCAAAACTAGACTTGACTTCACAATTGAAAAAGAG GTTGAGCATTTGGGTGCAGAGCAGAACAAAAAGGGATGTAAATAGCCTGTCTGCATCGGAGATGAGTGAAGCAGAGTCTTTTAAAATGGGTTTCGTCAGACCAGATGATGTCAAGGACACTTTGAATCCCCATTCCAG cAACGATATCAATATCCGTGTGAAGAGATATAAGAGTTCAGTGAGCCAGTCGAAGGGAATGGGCTGCTCCTTAGGAACTTGCTCAGTGCACGACCTGGCACACCGGCTCTTCCAGCTGACTGATAAACATAAAGACGGCAGCGCTCCAATGGACAAAATCAGTCCCCTGGGCTACGGGAGGAGGAGACGATCCCTACCCGAGAACAGAGTCACCTTCCAGCTATTGGGGAGGCGGTTGAGACCCGCCTGGAAGAGCACCAACCGAGGAGAGAAACTCCGAGAGCTGCTGAGGCGGACATGA